The window TGCCGGACTGAACCGCCGGGAAAACGTAGGCGCGCGCCCATTTGGTCGCGCTGCCCTCCGGGTAGACGTCGACCTCGCCCTTCTTGAAGGCCTCGAACAGGGTGTTTTCCTGGAGGAAATACTCGACGGAAATTTCATCGTAATTGTCGACGCCGATCTTCGAGGGCAGCTCCTTGCCCCAATAATCGGGATTGCGCCGGTAGACGATCCGCTCGCCCGGTCTCACCTCGCCAACGCGATAGGGGCCGGAACCGAGCGGCGGCTCGAGCGTCGTCCTGTCGAACGTCTCGACATTGACGGCATGCTTCGGCAGTACCGGCGAAAGGGCGAGCAGCAGCGGGAATTCGCGATCCGCTTCCTCCGTGAAGGAGAAGCGCACGCTGCGCTCTCCAACCTTTTCCAGCTTCTCCACCTTCGACAGGCGATTGCTGAAGGGCGCGCGTCCCTTGTCGCGCAGCAGTTCGAAGGTAAAGATGACATCCTCGGCGGTCACCGGCCGGCCGTCGGCCCAGCGCGCCTTGGGGTTCAGGTTGAACTGGATGAAGGTGCGATCCTCGTCCCACTCGACAGTCTCGGCAAGCAGCCCATACATGGTGAAGGGCTCATCCTGGGAGCGCTGCATCAGCGACTCGTAGACCAGATTGCCGAATGCCGGGTCCCACATGCCGCGCGCGGTGGTGCGCATGCTCTTCAGGATGAAGGGATTGAGGCTGTCGAAGGTGCCGACGACGCCATACGCGATCTTGCCCCCCTTCTTCACATCCGGATTGACGTAGGGGAAGTGCTTGAAATCGGCCGGCAGGGCAGGCTCGCCATGCATCGCGATGGCGTGCACCGGTTCCGCGGCGGCTTGATGGGCCGCCAGGCCGGATGCCAGGAGCATGACCAGGCCGGAAAGAATTGCGCGCAACTTGACCTCCCGTGGGATCCTATCTGTACTGCCGATTCCCGGCACGTTACCAATGCGCACGCATATTTCCCACAAACTCAAAAAATGCAACGAAACACTGGATAAAAGGCACGAGCCAATGTAACAGGTGTTTCCGGAATCGGGGCCATTCAAAAGCCTCATTTGGCCAACAGGACAGCGGCGGCTGACGATATTCACCAGCGGAACGGCAGTTTCGTGACCGGATTTCAGGAGACGGAATCACAATGATCTTCAAGTCGAACTTCACCAAACGCGCGGGTATGGCAGCGCTGGCGCTCACCGTAGCAGCCGCCGGCGTGCCGGGCGTTGCATCCGCGCAGCAGGCGGGGGGCAAGGCGCCGCGTGGTTGGTTCAAGGTCTGCACAAAGCAGGAGGACAACGACGTCTGCATCGTGCAGAACCTGCTTACCGCCAATAACGGCCAGCTCGTCACTGCGGTCGGCCTGATCACCGTCTCCGGCAAGGTCAATCGCAAGGCGCTGCAGGTTTCCGTACCGTCCGCGCGCATGATCCCGCCGGGCGTCCAGATGCAGATCGACGGCGGCAAGGCCGTCAAGCTCGACTACGCGATCTGCATGCCCGACAAGTGCGTCGCCGAGGCGCCGCTTTCCGACGCAGTGATCGCCAGCCTGAAGAAGGGCAATGAGGTCGTCTTTACGTCGGTCAATTTCCAGCGCGCTCCCAATCCCATCAAGATGACGCTGGAAGGCTTCACCGGCGTCTTTGACGGCGAGCCGATCGAACAGTCGCAGCTCGAAGAGCGTCAGCGCCTGCTGCAGGAGGAAATGCAGAAGAAGGCCGAGGACGCGCGCAAGAAGCTGGAAGAGGCGCAGAAGGCCGCCAAGCAGCAGTAAGCGCGAAGCACCTACGAGCGAGTTCAGAAGCGCCCGGCATTGTCCGGGCGTTTCTCGTATCGATCGCCGAAAAGAAAAAGGTGCGAGCGGCTTCCCGCTCGCACCTGCTTTGGCTCACGATCTTGTGTCGAATCGACCCAAAATCATCGTGGTCAATGCTGGTAGACGGCCTTGGGCCTGTAGTGGCTATCGTCGGCCTTTTCAAACAGGGCGTCTACCTGAGCGTGCCGGATCGGCTGCCCGGTCTCGTCGGAGACGAGGTTCTGTTCCGAGACGTAGGCGACATATTCGCTGTCGTCGTTCTCGGCGAACAGGTGATAAAAAGGTTGATCCTTGGTTGGCCGGATCTCCTGCGGAATTGCATTCCACCAATCCTCGGTGTTTGCATATTCCGGATCGACGTCGAAGATGACGCCCCGAAACGGGAAGTACCGGTGCCGGACCACCTGCCCGATCTCGAATTTCGCGTTTCTCTGTTTCATGACGCAACACATCCTTTCAGATCATATCTGGGTTGTCGCGTGTGGAACATCAATAGCTACGCGTGCCTACTGCATGTCTCCTTTGATCGACCTCGATTCCAAGGACAAAGACATGCAGCAAATTAAAGTGTTACAGCGACCTTTGTGCGTCTGATAAGACGCGCGGCGCTGTAGTGACGACGCGTTAGTACCGTCGCATTTGAGAAAAGGCGGGCCTCCGAGAGGCCCGCCTTTTCCTGTCAAGTCCGGTCCACGCTGGAGCGGGCGGGGTCTGTCCGCATCAGACGGAGTAGTACATGTCGAACTCGACCGGATGCGGGGTCATTTCGAAGCGCATGACTTCCTGCATCTTGAGTTCGATGAACGAGTCGATCTGGTCGTCGTCGAAGACGCCGCCGGCGGTCAGGAACTTGCGGTCCTTGTCGAGGCTTTCCAGAGCTTCTCGCAGGCTGCCGCAAACCGTCGGAATCTTCTTCAGTTCCTTGGGCGGCAGATCGTAGAGATCCTTGTCCATCGCCTTGCCCGGATGGATCTTGTTCTTGATGCCGTCGAGGCCGGCCATCAGCATGGCGGCGAAGGCGAGGTAGGGGTTCGCGCTCGGGTCGGGGAAGCGGACTTCGACGCGCTTTGCCTTCGGGTTGCTGCCGAAGGGAATGCGGCAGGAGGCCGAGCGGTTGCGGGCGGAATAGGCGAGCAGAACCGGTGCTTCATAGCCCGGGACGAGGCGCTTGTAGGAGTTCGTCGACGGGTTGGTGAAGGCGTTGATCGCCTTGGCATGCTTGATGATGCCGCCGATGAAGTAGAGGCAGGTTTCCGAAAGGCCGGCATACTCGTCGCCGGCGAAGGTCGGCTTACCGTCCTTCCAGATCGACATGTGCACGTGCATGCCCGAACCGTTGTCGCCGAAGACCGGCTTCGGCATGAAGGTCGCGGTCTTGCCATAGGCATTGGCGACCTGATGCACGACATATTTGTAAATCTGCATCTTATCGGCGTTGCGGACGAGCGCGTCGAATTTGACGCCGAGCTCGTGCTGGGCGGCGGCCACTTCGTGGTGGTGCTTCTCCACCGTCACACCCATTTCGGCGAGCACCGTCAGCATCTCGGAGCGCATGTCCTGGCAGCTGTCGACCGGCGGAACCGGGAAGTAACCGCCCTTGACGCGCGGGCGATGGCCGAGGTTGCCCGTTTCGTAGTCGGAGTCGTCGTTGGAGGGCAGCTCGGTGCAGTCGAGCTTGAAGCCGGTATTGTAGGGATCGGCCTTGTACCGGACGTCGTCGAAGACGAAGAATTCGGCTTCCGGCCCGACGAAGACGGTGTCGCCGACGCCGGAGGCCTTGAGGTAGGCTTCGGCCTTTTTCGCGGTGCCGCGCGGGTCGCGGTTATAGGCTTCGCCGGAAACCGGATCGAGGATGTCGCACATGATGACCATGGTGGACTGCGCGAAGAACGGATCCATATGCGCCGTTTCCGGGTCGGGCATCAGCACCATGTCGGACTCGTTGATGGCCTTCCAGCCGGCGATCGAGGAGCCGTCGAACATGACGCCGTCGGCGAACATGTCCTCGTCGACGACAACAACATCCATGGTCACATGCTGCAATTTGCCTTTTGGATCGGTAAAGCGCAGGTCGACGAATTTGACGTCGTTTTCCTGGATCTGCTTCAGAACGTCACTCGCAGTCGTCATTTTTTGTAATTCCCTGTGTGAGATAACCAAGGTTTGACAATTCGGGGCCGGACGGCCCCAAGGATCGAACGAGGGTATGAGTAGAATGGGTGATCAGATGGCGTCGAGGCCGGTTTCGCCCGTACGGATACGAATGACTTCTTCGACGTTGGACACGAAGATCTTTCCGTCGCCGATGCGCCCGGTTTGCGCGGCGTTGCGGATCGCTTCGATTACCGCTTCCGCATTCTCGTCCGCGAGCACCACCTCGACTTTTACCTTCGGCAGGAAGTCGACGACATATTCGGCGCCGCGGTAAAGTTCCGTGTGTCCCTTCTGCCGTCCGAAGCCCTTTGCTTCCGTGACGGTGATACCCTGCAGGCCGACTTCCTGAAGGGCTTCCTTCACTTCGTCGAGCTTGAAGGGTTTTATGATCGCTTCGATCTTTTTCATGAGAAAATGTCTCTCCGCTTCTCCCTTTAAAGCTGGGTCATGCCCGCTCGCCGTCCAATATGCATGTAGCGTGCCAATTTTATAGGGAAATCATGCCTCGAACGCGAATTTTCCTGGGGCAAAGAAGCGGTTGCATCCGGGCGGCTCGCTTTCCCTCCGCTTCGATCTGCCTAATTTTTATGAAACTTGATCGTCTTATGCGCTCTGATGCGCCGGTGTCCGCGTGGGTTCGAGCGGACTGCATGTTGTTTGAGCAACAATAGTGTGCAAATGCCTAAATGGAAGGCATGCCGGCCGTCGATCCGTTGCTCTTGTCTTGTGCTCGCGCTCGCGCTTAGATCGGTCTCATGCGCAAGGCACTTCAGGACATATTGGTGACGCCGGCGGAGATGACGGCGGTCGACCAAGACGCGGCCGCCTCGGGCATCGACAGTTTCTCGCTCATGCGCTCGGCGGGTATGGCGGTGTCGGCGGCGGCCCTGCGGCTCTTTCCATCTGCCACCCGTTTCGTGGTGCTTTGCGGCCCCGGCAACAATGGCGGCGACGGTTATGTGGCGGCAGCCGCACTCGCCGAGAGTGGCGCGAGCCTCGCCGTCTTCGCTCCGGGCGACGTCGGCAAGCTGAAGGGCGATGCGGCGCGGGCACGCGCGACCTATGCCGGCGAGGTTCACGCGATAGAAACCTATGAGCCGCGAACCGGAGACGTGGTAATCGATGCTCTGTTCGGAGCGGGGCTCGTCCGCGATTTGCCGAAGGCAGTTCAGGAGGCCATCAGTCGGGTCGATGACAGGTGCCTACCCGTGATCGCCGTCGATCTCCCCTCCGGCATCGATGGACGGAGCGGCGCGGTACGCGGCGCGAGTTTCACCGCCACGCATACGGTGACCTTCATGGCCGCAAAACCTGGCCATCTGCTCCTGCCGGGGCGCACACACTGCGGCTCGCTCGAGGTGTTCGACATCGGTATCCCCGACCGTTTGGTGCGATCGCGTGCCGGCGACCTCAGGATCAATACGCCGGCGGTCTGGCAACAGCATGCGCGCGGCCTAGATCCGGCGACGCATAAATTCAAGCGCGGCCATCTCGTCGTATTTTCCGGACCGCAGACCTCCACCGGCGCCGCGCGCCTGTCGGCGATGGCCGGCCTCAACGCCGGCGCGGGGCTGGTGACGCTCGCCTCGCCGCCGGAGGCGCTAGCGGCCAACGCTGCGCATCTCACGGCCGTGATGCTCAAGGAAATAGGCAAGGCCGGCGATCTTGCCGAATGGCTGAAGGACAGGCGCTTAGGCGCATTCGTGCTGGGCCCTGGCTTCGGCGTCGGAAAGAAGGCGAGGGAGTTTGCGCTGATGCTCTGCGGCCGGGCGCTGGTCCTCGATGCCGACGCAGTGACGGCCTTCATGGAGCGGAGGACGGAGCTTTTCGACCGGATCGCGGCGGAGGGTGGGCAGGTGGTCATGACGCCGCACGAGGGCGAGTTTGCCCGTCTCTTCCCCGAGATCGCCGCCGACACTGCGCTCTCCAAGATCGAGAAGGCGCTGGCCGCTGCCAAGCTCAGCCATGCGGTGATCCTGTACAAGGGATCGGATACGGTCGTCGCGGCACCGTCCGGCCGCGCCGTCGTCAATGCGAATGCGCCGCCCTGGCTTGCCACAGCCGGATCAGGCGACGTGCTTACCGGCATCATCGGCGCGCACCTCGCGCAAGGGATGCCGGCTTTCGAAGCGGCCGCGGCCGCCGTCTGGCGCCATGGCGAGGCGGGCATGCGCGCCGGCCGCGGCACGACGGCCGAGACGCTTGTGGAGAACATTGCACCGCTTCCCGAATAGCCAGAGCATTTTGCAGACAGGTGGAAATCACCTGACGTCGCACAAGTGCGGCAGAACAAAGGATAGTGCGGCGGCGGGAACGCGCGTCCCGCTCACGATTTTAGGTCGGATCGACCTACAAAACCTGATCGATTCTAAGAAAGTTTGCGCGGGATGCGGGCGGAATACCGCGCACACTTTTCCTCATCCCGCGCTGGCGTTCAGTTTAGCCGCGCGTGCCCTTCGCAATCGGTTCCTGGTAGGTGAAGCCCAGGTCCCAGGGGAAGTATATCCAGGTGTCCTGGCTCACCTCGGTCACGAAGGTGTCGACCAGCGGGCGCCCCTTGGGCTTGGCGTAGACGGCAGCGAAATGCGCCTTCGGCAGCATGGCGCGTACCTCGGCCGCCGTCTTGCCGGTGTCGGTCAAGTCGTCGACGATCAGAACGCCTTCGCCGCCGTCACGGGCGATCTCCTCCGAGATTCCTTTGAGCACCCTCATCTGCCCCTGGGTGTCATAGTCGTGATAAGAGGCGATGCAGACGGTTTCGATCATGCGGATGTTGAGCTCGCGGCTGATGATCGCTGCCGGAACGAGACCGCCGCGAGTGATGCAGACCATTGCGCGCCACTCCTGCCCGTTATCGGCAAGCCGCCAGGCGAGCGCACGCGCGTCGCGGTGGAACTGATCCCAGGATACGGGAAAGGCTTTTTCGGGAAGGGACATGTGGGCGAACTCCGCAATCATGGAACAGAAACTCGTGGAGCGCCACCGGCCATCGGTCGGGAGCATCGGGCGCTTCAGTGATTTGAGCATGCAATACTGGCAACGAAGCCCGCTGTGCAAGGCCCTGCATAAGCTCTGACCGCAGGTGATCCATGACTAGGTCCTGACCCTAGACGCCGCGGGTCCGGGAGATGACGTCGATCATGGCCGCCACGTCGGCTTCCGCGGCGTCGAGATGCGAAGGGTCGCGCGCCCGAATGACGATGTCGGTTGAGAAGCTCTTGCCGTCGAATTTCGGATAGGAGCCGATGCTGGTCTCCGGGTGCTTCTTTTGAACATCGGTCAAGGGAACGCCTATGTCCCCTTCGCCGAACGGCGAACGGACCGTGCGCGACAGGATGGGAGTTCCGGCTTGCAGGGTGGGCAGGAGGGTATCGAGCATCGCCTGGAACACCTGCGGAACGCCGGCCATGACATAGACATTGCCGATCCGGAATCCCGGTGCCGTGGATACGGGATTGACGATGTGCTCGGCCCCGGCGGGCATGCGCGCCATCCGCTTGCGCGACTCGGTGAACTCCATGCCGCGCCGCTCGTACATTGCGCCGAGCAATTCCATCGCCTTGGGTTCGTGGATGCATTCGACGCCGAATGCCTTTGCGATCGCGTCGGCTGTTATGTCGTCGTGGGTCGGACCTATGCCGCCCGAGGTGAAGACGTGGTCGTAACGGCCGCGAAGCGCATTGACGGCCTCGACGATTGCCGCCTCGTCATCGGCAACGATGCGGACTTCGCGGAGATCGATGCCGAGCAGGGTCAGCATATCGGCGAGATGGCCGATATTCTTGTCCTTGGTCCGGCCGGAGAGAAGTTCGTCGCCGATGGCGAGCATGGCGGCGGTGACGATCGTGGCACTGGTCATGGATACTCCGGCGTGGTGGGATCGCTCAACACGGCCTCTTCAGCGAAGGAAATAGCGAAGGGTCTGTCGACTGCCCCGTTCTGGAAACACATGCATTTTGATAGTTCCTGCCGGCCCAGGCAATCAAGCGCTTTGCCGCAAGGCGGGGGTCGACGGGCGCCGGAACTGCGCGACGGAAGATCTGCATCGCAATACCTGCCTGACTCCCCTGATCTTATGGATAAGCATCTGCTGCGAAGGGCTGAGGGGGCGCTCAAAAATGGCACGACAATAGCCAATTTGTGCTAAGATCGCGCCTGGCAATACCACAGGCTAAGGAGGAGCATGCAGGCCGTGCGTGACGGCCTTGCGCATCGACCCGAACATCGGACCGGATTCTCGGAAAGCACGATGCGTATTCGAAGAATACAGCGTCATTGTGCGTCCTCAAAAGCACGGCGCTGAAACTGGGGGCTGGGATTACCACGGGAGTGCAGAATGGCGCGGATCGTTTATTCCATCGTTCCACACGACGGAGGCTGGGCTTACAAGGCGGGCGATGCGTATTCGGAGCCCTTTCCCAGTCGCGAGATGGCGGTAACGGCTGCCAGGATCGCGGCTGCCGAGCAGCAGGTCGGCGGCGAGGACGAGGAAATCAGCTTTCAGGACGAGGCGGGGAACTGGCATTTCGAGCATGCAGATGGGGGAGATCGCCCTGAGGCAACCGTCGAGGACGGCTGAACGATGATGCACTGAGAGGGCTTGCGGACAGGCACGCCCGGACATCTGCCGCCGATCTCACCGGCGGTGACGCGACGGAGGTTTCCATGCATTACAATGTTCAGATCTTCACCTGGAGCCCTCGACGGGGTGTGCATCAGGTGGGATCGGCAATCGCAATCGATGCGCCAAACGCCAAGGCAGCAGCGGTTTCGCTGCTCGGATTGCGGCTGGAAGACACGGGCGACTCGTCAAAACTTGCGGTCCGGGTCTGGCGGGGCGAGGACGCCGAAAAAGTCGATTGCGACTGCTTCTTCTATCATTGAGATCGGCCGCCGAACGGGCCGGATCGCGAGCCACGGACGCGCTCAGCGCGGCTTGCGGATGATCATTCGGAACCAGCCCGTGCGCTGGCTGAAGTGCTCTCGTGCGCGCAATTCCGCCTGACGCGCTTCGATGGCATTGGCGAAAGCGACCTTTCTTGCATCGATGGCGTGGCGCATTTCGGCAGGATCATCGCAATCCACCTGGACTTCGTTGGTCACGCTGGGCTCCTTTGCTTGCTGTCGAGGCTGACGAATGAGCGTCCGGCGATGAGAAGGAGCAGCTCGTCGCGCGTGCCGGCCTGGTAGGCCTCGATCAGCATCCTTCCGTAGTGTTGCGCCGGTGCGCTGGCGCGCGACCACCGGTTTTCAAGGCATAGCTGGTCGAATACGCGCTGAATCGCGGCCAAATCCTCGCGAAACAAGGGAACGTTGCTGGACGCTCGCATTGGATGCACGCACTTAACCCTCAGCCATCGGTGCAAGGACGATCTCGACGCACCTTCACCATGGCAGAAACACGCAGTGATTGAGACCCTGCCAAATCAGGGGTTGTGCGGATTTTTCGCGCTGGCGTTAAGGGGCAGCGGGAAGCGGTGCCGGTCGGCGAGCACGCCACGCATCAAACCGATCGCCATCATGATGATACGGGACAAAGTCACCCGTTTCTCGGAGATCAGAATGCAATAGATGATGCGCCAACGGCCAATATCGCGCCGTCCGCGGCGAGTCTCGGCCGCTTTTGTTGCGTATTCTGGAGTGTTTTTCTCACGATCAGCATCGCTGAATGCACTTTCTTCTTCGCTCTTCTTGTTGGAACCTATTCATCGCAAATGGGTTAAATCAGCGGCGTCAATTGAAGGAGAACGTCAATGGCTGATAGAGATCCAACCGTAATCAATACGGGCGGAAGTGGCGGCGG is drawn from Sinorhizobium sojae CCBAU 05684 and contains these coding sequences:
- a CDS encoding extracellular solute-binding protein yields the protein MRAILSGLVMLLASGLAAHQAAAEPVHAIAMHGEPALPADFKHFPYVNPDVKKGGKIAYGVVGTFDSLNPFILKSMRTTARGMWDPAFGNLVYESLMQRSQDEPFTMYGLLAETVEWDEDRTFIQFNLNPKARWADGRPVTAEDVIFTFELLRDKGRAPFSNRLSKVEKLEKVGERSVRFSFTEEADREFPLLLALSPVLPKHAVNVETFDRTTLEPPLGSGPYRVGEVRPGERIVYRRNPDYWGKELPSKIGVDNYDEISVEYFLQENTLFEAFKKGEVDVYPEGSATKWARAYVFPAVQSGNVVKESFKPKTPSGMLGFVFNSRRPMFDNIKLRQGLALVFDFEWVNKNLFDGAYTRTQSYWQNSSLSFLGVAADDRELELMGDVRERINPAILDGTYRLPVTDGSGRDRNVLREAVTLLREAGYVIKDGKMVDEKTGTPLTFEIMSQNAGQEKIALAYQRFLAPLGIVATVRTVDDSQYQLRSQSFDYDVIIKSYPSSLSPGVEQVGRWGSQSRDRPGSENFAGVANKDVDKLINNILQAQTLEDFTAAVRAHDRLLVNNSYVVPLYHLDEQWIARWKHIRRPAEVPLYGYQLPTWWDERAQ
- a CDS encoding invasion associated locus B family protein, with product MIFKSNFTKRAGMAALALTVAAAGVPGVASAQQAGGKAPRGWFKVCTKQEDNDVCIVQNLLTANNGQLVTAVGLITVSGKVNRKALQVSVPSARMIPPGVQMQIDGGKAVKLDYAICMPDKCVAEAPLSDAVIASLKKGNEVVFTSVNFQRAPNPIKMTLEGFTGVFDGEPIEQSQLEERQRLLQEEMQKKAEDARKKLEEAQKAAKQQ
- the hspQ gene encoding heat shock protein HspQ, with translation MKQRNAKFEIGQVVRHRYFPFRGVIFDVDPEYANTEDWWNAIPQEIRPTKDQPFYHLFAENDDSEYVAYVSEQNLVSDETGQPIRHAQVDALFEKADDSHYRPKAVYQH
- the glnA gene encoding type I glutamate--ammonia ligase yields the protein MTTASDVLKQIQENDVKFVDLRFTDPKGKLQHVTMDVVVVDEDMFADGVMFDGSSIAGWKAINESDMVLMPDPETAHMDPFFAQSTMVIMCDILDPVSGEAYNRDPRGTAKKAEAYLKASGVGDTVFVGPEAEFFVFDDVRYKADPYNTGFKLDCTELPSNDDSDYETGNLGHRPRVKGGYFPVPPVDSCQDMRSEMLTVLAEMGVTVEKHHHEVAAAQHELGVKFDALVRNADKMQIYKYVVHQVANAYGKTATFMPKPVFGDNGSGMHVHMSIWKDGKPTFAGDEYAGLSETCLYFIGGIIKHAKAINAFTNPSTNSYKRLVPGYEAPVLLAYSARNRSASCRIPFGSNPKAKRVEVRFPDPSANPYLAFAAMLMAGLDGIKNKIHPGKAMDKDLYDLPPKELKKIPTVCGSLREALESLDKDRKFLTAGGVFDDDQIDSFIELKMQEVMRFEMTPHPVEFDMYYSV
- a CDS encoding P-II family nitrogen regulator — translated: MKKIEAIIKPFKLDEVKEALQEVGLQGITVTEAKGFGRQKGHTELYRGAEYVVDFLPKVKVEVVLADENAEAVIEAIRNAAQTGRIGDGKIFVSNVEEVIRIRTGETGLDAI
- a CDS encoding bifunctional ADP-dependent NAD(P)H-hydrate dehydratase/NAD(P)H-hydrate epimerase encodes the protein MRKALQDILVTPAEMTAVDQDAAASGIDSFSLMRSAGMAVSAAALRLFPSATRFVVLCGPGNNGGDGYVAAAALAESGASLAVFAPGDVGKLKGDAARARATYAGEVHAIETYEPRTGDVVIDALFGAGLVRDLPKAVQEAISRVDDRCLPVIAVDLPSGIDGRSGAVRGASFTATHTVTFMAAKPGHLLLPGRTHCGSLEVFDIGIPDRLVRSRAGDLRINTPAVWQQHARGLDPATHKFKRGHLVVFSGPQTSTGAARLSAMAGLNAGAGLVTLASPPEALAANAAHLTAVMLKEIGKAGDLAEWLKDRRLGAFVLGPGFGVGKKAREFALMLCGRALVLDADAVTAFMERRTELFDRIAAEGGQVVMTPHEGEFARLFPEIAADTALSKIEKALAAAKLSHAVILYKGSDTVVAAPSGRAVVNANAPPWLATAGSGDVLTGIIGAHLAQGMPAFEAAAAAVWRHGEAGMRAGRGTTAETLVENIAPLPE
- the gpt gene encoding xanthine phosphoribosyltransferase, producing MSLPEKAFPVSWDQFHRDARALAWRLADNGQEWRAMVCITRGGLVPAAIISRELNIRMIETVCIASYHDYDTQGQMRVLKGISEEIARDGGEGVLIVDDLTDTGKTAAEVRAMLPKAHFAAVYAKPKGRPLVDTFVTEVSQDTWIYFPWDLGFTYQEPIAKGTRG
- a CDS encoding competence/damage-inducible protein A; amino-acid sequence: MTSATIVTAAMLAIGDELLSGRTKDKNIGHLADMLTLLGIDLREVRIVADDEAAIVEAVNALRGRYDHVFTSGGIGPTHDDITADAIAKAFGVECIHEPKAMELLGAMYERRGMEFTESRKRMARMPAGAEHIVNPVSTAPGFRIGNVYVMAGVPQVFQAMLDTLLPTLQAGTPILSRTVRSPFGEGDIGVPLTDVQKKHPETSIGSYPKFDGKSFSTDIVIRARDPSHLDAAEADVAAMIDVISRTRGV
- a CDS encoding DUF2188 domain-containing protein — translated: MARIVYSIVPHDGGWAYKAGDAYSEPFPSREMAVTAARIAAAEQQVGGEDEEISFQDEAGNWHFEHADGGDRPEATVEDG